A stretch of Imperialibacter roseus DNA encodes these proteins:
- a CDS encoding TonB-dependent receptor plug domain-containing protein translates to MFKLKAKPLLVLCICVLFSFLTPPASVSDLIEKLEAYLAYYTPEKVYVHHDKPYYSAGDTIWFATYLTHGISHMASAPSKLVYVEVVSTDGSIVAKRDIFIKEGTGSGDIALPDTLVSDTYQLRAYTSFMRNFDPDFFFQRELRIENMQSPSFDEADVSGSTAQLRSEEMKNYSDLVRLQFFPEGGDLVEGLWSTVGFKATGPDGKGVEIEGEVSDNTGKKIADIKTTRFGMGKFLMQPVAGESYKATFKFGMEKMQVPLPTAKPSGYVMTMTNVSPKYVTLKVEAAGGESTDGGTVVGHVRGVVFLTLPASDGQPLQGLIPKENLPEGVAQFTFFDKKGQPQAERIVYIDQPDKRPVARLDGLQATYKKRSKVDLAIMMAEADAASTSHLSVAVVDKTKVQFDPHSDDIVSYLLMTSDIKGDIENPGYYFDEDNKDRVPALDNLMLTQGWRRFTWKDIMEDKKPDINHLVEPGFSIAGRVTDFFFPSKPVKSKVTITGTEADGDLWSAETEADDDGYFLFTALDIDDTARVVIQTPNEKKMSKKGGKKDFVEGGNVNLATKIVVNETKSPEIKYGEMAVEELVSSKAIAAYLEEARKVKEIEAAFAKQDVVILDELQVEGERVRTGERFNKPGMTYKKPTRRLDVDSLTRTTQFLSVFEVFIGRTPGVRVVGSYPNYDLIIRGASSLTGSINPLYILNGSIVDVSFINTIPVDRVDFVDVLTGTGATMYGSMGAGGVVAVYLKDGSEVDESFVPKGSLGMIHPGFYHAREFYTPDYSTKKESQVRTDIRPTLYWKGGLKTAEGVPAKLEFYTSDVASTFEVRVEGITEDGRPFVKTEEFVVN, encoded by the coding sequence ATGTTTAAACTGAAAGCTAAACCCCTTCTCGTTCTATGTATTTGCGTCTTGTTTTCTTTTTTAACCCCACCAGCTTCTGTTAGTGACCTGATAGAGAAACTGGAGGCTTACCTGGCGTACTACACGCCAGAAAAAGTGTATGTCCATCACGACAAGCCTTACTATTCGGCTGGAGACACCATTTGGTTTGCCACCTACCTTACCCATGGTATTTCGCACATGGCATCGGCCCCGAGCAAGCTGGTGTACGTGGAGGTGGTTAGCACCGACGGCTCCATTGTGGCCAAAAGAGATATTTTTATCAAAGAAGGTACTGGCAGTGGAGATATTGCCTTGCCAGACACCCTCGTATCTGACACCTATCAACTGAGGGCCTATACCAGCTTCATGCGAAACTTTGACCCTGATTTCTTTTTCCAAAGGGAGCTTCGGATTGAAAATATGCAGTCGCCGTCGTTTGACGAGGCTGATGTCTCGGGGTCGACCGCACAGTTGAGAAGTGAGGAGATGAAAAACTATTCTGACCTCGTCAGACTACAGTTTTTCCCTGAGGGAGGAGATCTTGTGGAGGGGCTGTGGAGCACAGTTGGCTTCAAAGCTACCGGCCCCGATGGTAAGGGCGTGGAGATTGAAGGAGAGGTATCCGATAACACGGGCAAGAAGATTGCTGACATTAAAACCACCAGGTTTGGGATGGGTAAATTCCTGATGCAGCCCGTGGCAGGTGAGAGCTATAAGGCTACGTTTAAATTTGGCATGGAAAAGATGCAAGTGCCTTTACCGACGGCGAAACCATCAGGCTATGTGATGACGATGACCAATGTGTCGCCAAAGTATGTAACACTGAAGGTAGAAGCAGCCGGTGGTGAAAGCACGGACGGAGGAACCGTTGTAGGCCATGTAAGAGGAGTGGTGTTTTTAACGCTGCCAGCAAGCGATGGGCAGCCTTTGCAAGGGTTGATACCCAAGGAAAATTTGCCCGAGGGTGTTGCGCAGTTTACTTTTTTTGACAAAAAGGGCCAACCGCAGGCAGAAAGGATCGTGTACATCGATCAACCCGATAAGAGACCGGTTGCCAGGCTGGACGGGCTTCAGGCGACATACAAAAAAAGGTCAAAAGTTGACCTTGCCATAATGATGGCGGAAGCAGATGCAGCGAGCACATCTCACTTGTCGGTGGCGGTAGTGGATAAAACGAAAGTGCAATTTGATCCTCATTCAGATGATATTGTGAGCTACCTGCTAATGACCTCCGATATCAAGGGCGATATCGAAAACCCGGGTTACTATTTTGACGAGGACAACAAAGACAGGGTGCCAGCACTGGATAATTTGATGCTGACGCAGGGATGGAGACGCTTTACGTGGAAGGACATTATGGAAGACAAAAAGCCGGACATCAATCACCTGGTGGAGCCGGGCTTCAGTATTGCGGGTAGAGTGACAGATTTCTTTTTTCCTTCAAAGCCGGTGAAATCGAAGGTGACAATCACTGGTACAGAAGCTGACGGTGACTTGTGGTCAGCTGAAACAGAGGCGGATGATGACGGTTATTTTCTATTCACGGCGCTGGATATCGACGACACGGCACGAGTAGTTATTCAAACGCCCAACGAGAAGAAGATGAGTAAAAAGGGCGGCAAGAAAGATTTTGTTGAAGGGGGCAATGTAAACCTCGCAACCAAAATAGTTGTCAATGAGACGAAATCGCCGGAAATAAAATATGGTGAAATGGCGGTGGAGGAACTGGTTAGCAGTAAAGCAATAGCGGCCTATCTTGAGGAGGCCAGAAAGGTGAAGGAAATTGAAGCGGCATTTGCAAAGCAAGACGTGGTAATTTTGGATGAGCTGCAAGTGGAAGGAGAAAGAGTGAGAACTGGTGAAAGATTTAATAAGCCAGGAATGACATACAAGAAGCCAACCCGAAGGCTTGATGTAGACTCTCTCACCAGAACCACACAGTTTTTAAGTGTTTTCGAAGTTTTCATTGGCCGAACACCAGGGGTTAGAGTCGTGGGCAGTTACCCAAATTATGACCTCATCATCAGAGGAGCATCAAGCCTGACGGGGAGCATTAACCCCCTTTATATATTGAATGGAAGTATTGTGGACGTAAGTTTCATCAATACCATTCCAGTTGATCGGGTTGATTTCGTCGACGTATTGACCGGCACGGGAGCAACCATGTACGGCTCAATGGGTGCTGGTGGAGTTGTTGCCGTTTACCTGAAGGATGGCAGTGAAGTCGACGAGTCTTTCGTGCCTAAGGGGTCGCTCGGAATGATACATCCTGGTTTTTATCACGCCCGGGAATTCTACACACCAGACTACAGCACTAAGAAGGAGTCGCAAGTAAGAACGGATATACGCCCCACACTCTACTGGAAAGGTGGCCTGAAAACAGCGGAAGGGGTTCCAGCTAAGCTGGAGTTTTATACATCGGATGTGGCTTCCACTTTTGAAGTGAGGGTAGAAGGAATAACGGAAGATGGTCGGCCATTTGTCAAAACGGAGGAGTTTGTGGTGAATTAG
- the dnaE gene encoding DNA polymerase III subunit alpha — MYLIFDTETTGLPQNYNAPLTDLDNWPRVVQIAWQLHDASGKLVSNNNLIVKPEGFEIPFNAEKIHGISTKRALEEGLPLEDVLQQFNEDLARCEVVVGHNIEFDINIMGCEYLRKEIESPLTSLKSIDTKNESTEYCAIPGGRGGKFKWPTLTELHKKLFGVGFDEAHDAAYDVAATTKCFFGLITEKVIKPLDGADPASIVYEEPKLEAANFAQKEDKDKTPGKAVAVDIKGPFCHLHVHSQFSILPATADIKKLVSKAKEYDMPAVALTDLGNMFGAFKFVREAHAQGIKPIVGCEFYVSEDRKTRKFTKDNPDRMTQQVLLAKNKDGYHNLIKLSSLGYMEGLYGLYPRIDKELIKQYSKNVIALSGNLSSEIPNTILNQGESQGEELFKWWVEVFGDDFYVELIRHGLPEENHVNDVLLGLAAKYNTKVIAANDVFYTEKADADAHDILLCVKDGQVQSTPKGAGRGNRFGFPNDQFYFKSEEEMKKLFADVPEAIENIGGLLEKIESYKLDRNVLLPAFPIPEGFETEDDYLRHLTMEGAKKRYNEITPEIQERLDFELETIKKTGYPGYFLIVQDFTSEARKMGVSVGPGRGSAAGSAVAYCIGITNVDPIKYDLLFERFLNPDRVSLPDIDIDFDDEGRGKIIEWVVNKYGKNQVAQIITYGTMAAKSSIRDSARVMELPLSDADILAKLVPERPGTSLTQAFREVPELMAFKNGKDLKAQVLQKAAVIEGTVRNTGIHACGIIITPDDLTNHVPVSTAKDSDLLVTQFDNSVVESAGMLKMDFLGLKTLSIIKTAIENIRLRHGITIDPDEIPLDDAKTFELYQKGQTNGTFQFESPGMQKHLRNLKPDRLEDLIAMNALYRPGPLEYIPNFIARKLGKEVIAYDLPEMEDNLKETYGITVYQEQVMLLSQKLADFTKGEADVLRKAMGKKQREVLDKMKGKFVEGATKKGHPKDKLDKIWKDWEAFAQYAFNKSHSTCYSVVAYHTAYLKANYPAEYMSAVLTHNQSSIEKVSFFMEECRNLGLPVLGPHVNESRVNFAVNKKGEIRFGLGAIKGAGEAAVQSIIEEREKNGPFQDIWDFGVRVVKNGFNKKTFECLAMSGAFDCFEEYHRRQYLEAADGESTLVELITKYSQRLQQEAASDQVSLFGGSGQVEVPKPRIPDIEPFGDIRKLNIEKEVVGLYISGHPLDQFSFEMKHFCNTTLTDLKNDESLANGGIIRLGGIVSGINHRTTKKGNPFGVLTLEDYSDSYEFFMFSDTYVKFKQFYMVGWYLFIEGFMQPSKFRVGELEFKISEIQLLNDIRDKMAKGLILKLDVNNLTEQMIDELHQMAIDHAGSCPLKVVVQDPSENISLELFSRKLQVEPKGELIKQLDAVGDLEYEVMT; from the coding sequence ATGTACCTCATATTTGACACCGAAACCACCGGTTTACCCCAAAACTATAATGCGCCGTTAACGGATTTGGACAACTGGCCCAGGGTGGTGCAAATTGCCTGGCAACTGCACGATGCCTCCGGAAAGCTTGTTTCAAACAACAACCTGATTGTGAAGCCAGAAGGGTTCGAAATTCCCTTCAATGCTGAGAAAATACATGGCATTTCTACTAAAAGAGCACTGGAAGAGGGCCTCCCTTTGGAAGATGTTCTTCAGCAGTTCAACGAAGACCTGGCCAGGTGCGAAGTAGTAGTAGGCCACAATATTGAGTTCGATATCAATATCATGGGCTGTGAGTATCTCCGCAAAGAGATCGAAAGCCCACTGACATCGCTCAAGAGCATCGATACTAAGAATGAGTCTACCGAATACTGTGCCATCCCTGGCGGAAGGGGCGGCAAGTTCAAATGGCCCACGCTCACTGAGTTGCACAAAAAACTTTTCGGCGTTGGATTCGATGAGGCGCACGATGCTGCCTACGACGTGGCAGCCACCACCAAATGTTTCTTCGGACTGATCACAGAAAAGGTGATCAAGCCCCTTGATGGCGCTGACCCTGCCTCTATTGTTTATGAAGAACCCAAGCTGGAAGCAGCGAATTTTGCGCAAAAGGAAGACAAGGATAAGACACCCGGAAAAGCTGTCGCTGTTGATATCAAAGGCCCCTTCTGCCACCTTCACGTGCACTCTCAGTTTTCCATTCTCCCCGCCACCGCCGATATCAAAAAACTGGTGAGCAAAGCCAAAGAATATGACATGCCGGCAGTGGCCCTCACCGACCTTGGCAACATGTTTGGCGCCTTTAAGTTTGTAAGAGAAGCCCATGCACAGGGGATCAAACCCATTGTTGGGTGTGAGTTTTATGTCTCTGAAGACCGCAAAACCAGAAAGTTCACCAAAGACAATCCCGATAGGATGACCCAGCAGGTGTTGCTGGCCAAAAACAAAGATGGCTATCACAATCTGATCAAGCTTTCGTCATTGGGTTACATGGAAGGACTTTATGGGCTTTATCCCCGAATCGACAAAGAGCTGATCAAGCAATACAGCAAGAACGTGATTGCACTGAGTGGCAACCTCAGCAGTGAGATTCCCAACACCATCCTGAACCAGGGCGAGAGCCAGGGCGAAGAACTTTTTAAGTGGTGGGTAGAGGTTTTTGGCGACGACTTTTATGTGGAACTCATCCGCCATGGCCTGCCTGAAGAAAACCACGTGAATGATGTGCTTCTGGGGCTGGCAGCAAAATACAACACCAAGGTAATTGCGGCTAACGACGTCTTCTACACCGAAAAAGCTGACGCCGATGCCCATGATATCCTGCTGTGCGTAAAAGACGGCCAGGTTCAGTCAACGCCCAAGGGAGCTGGCAGAGGCAATCGGTTTGGTTTTCCTAACGACCAGTTCTATTTCAAGTCCGAAGAGGAAATGAAAAAGCTGTTCGCCGATGTGCCGGAAGCCATCGAAAACATCGGCGGGTTACTGGAAAAAATTGAGAGCTACAAACTGGACAGAAATGTGCTCCTGCCCGCCTTCCCTATCCCTGAAGGCTTTGAAACAGAGGACGACTACCTGCGGCACCTCACCATGGAAGGTGCAAAAAAGCGCTACAACGAAATCACCCCTGAAATCCAGGAAAGGCTGGACTTCGAACTGGAAACGATCAAAAAAACGGGCTACCCTGGCTACTTCCTCATCGTGCAGGATTTCACCTCTGAAGCCCGTAAGATGGGTGTTTCGGTTGGCCCTGGGCGTGGATCGGCAGCGGGTTCGGCAGTAGCCTACTGCATCGGCATTACCAACGTAGATCCTATCAAGTACGATCTGCTGTTTGAGAGATTCCTGAATCCGGACAGGGTATCACTCCCCGATATTGATATTGACTTTGACGATGAAGGCCGGGGCAAAATCATCGAATGGGTAGTGAACAAATACGGCAAAAACCAGGTGGCGCAAATCATTACTTACGGCACCATGGCCGCCAAGTCGTCGATCAGAGACAGCGCCAGGGTGATGGAGCTGCCGCTGTCCGATGCCGATATTCTCGCCAAGCTGGTGCCTGAAAGGCCGGGAACGTCGCTTACTCAAGCATTCAGGGAAGTGCCTGAGCTCATGGCCTTTAAAAATGGCAAAGACCTGAAGGCCCAGGTGCTGCAAAAAGCGGCTGTTATCGAAGGGACAGTGCGGAACACTGGTATCCATGCCTGCGGCATCATCATCACGCCCGACGACCTCACCAACCACGTGCCGGTGTCCACCGCTAAAGATTCTGACCTGCTGGTGACCCAGTTCGACAACAGCGTGGTGGAAAGTGCGGGCATGCTGAAAATGGACTTTTTGGGCCTGAAAACCCTCAGCATTATCAAAACGGCCATCGAGAATATTCGGCTACGACATGGTATAACTATCGACCCCGACGAAATTCCGCTGGATGATGCCAAGACATTCGAGTTGTATCAAAAAGGCCAAACTAATGGTACTTTTCAGTTTGAATCGCCAGGCATGCAGAAGCACCTGCGCAACCTGAAGCCCGACCGGCTCGAGGACCTTATTGCCATGAACGCCCTGTACCGTCCGGGGCCGCTCGAATACATCCCCAACTTTATTGCCCGAAAGCTGGGCAAAGAAGTGATTGCCTATGACCTCCCCGAAATGGAGGACAACCTGAAGGAAACCTACGGCATCACCGTTTACCAGGAACAGGTGATGCTCCTGTCGCAGAAGCTGGCCGACTTCACCAAAGGCGAGGCCGACGTGCTGCGAAAGGCCATGGGTAAGAAGCAGCGGGAAGTGCTGGACAAAATGAAAGGCAAGTTTGTGGAAGGCGCCACCAAAAAAGGGCATCCTAAAGACAAGCTCGACAAAATCTGGAAAGACTGGGAAGCTTTTGCCCAATATGCCTTCAACAAATCACACTCTACCTGCTACTCAGTGGTGGCCTATCACACGGCCTACCTGAAGGCGAATTACCCGGCAGAGTATATGTCGGCGGTGCTCACTCACAACCAGAGCAGCATCGAAAAGGTGTCGTTCTTCATGGAAGAGTGCCGCAACCTGGGGCTTCCTGTGTTGGGCCCTCACGTGAATGAATCGAGGGTGAACTTTGCGGTTAACAAAAAGGGGGAAATTCGCTTCGGTCTCGGTGCCATTAAAGGGGCTGGGGAGGCCGCAGTTCAGTCTATCATAGAAGAAAGGGAGAAAAACGGCCCCTTCCAGGACATCTGGGACTTCGGTGTGCGGGTGGTGAAAAACGGCTTTAACAAGAAAACCTTTGAATGCCTGGCCATGTCGGGAGCCTTTGACTGTTTTGAAGAATATCACCGCCGGCAGTACCTCGAAGCGGCAGACGGCGAGTCGACACTGGTCGAGCTCATTACCAAGTATTCGCAGCGACTTCAGCAGGAGGCAGCCAGCGATCAGGTGTCACTTTTCGGCGGTTCCGGACAAGTAGAGGTGCCAAAACCACGAATACCCGATATCGAACCCTTTGGCGACATCAGGAAGCTGAACATAGAAAAAGAAGTGGTGGGACTATATATATCGGGGCACCCGCTCGATCAGTTCAGCTTTGAAATGAAACACTTCTGCAACACCACGTTAACTGACCTCAAGAATGACGAGAGTCTCGCCAACGGTGGTATTATCAGACTTGGCGGCATTGTAAGTGGTATTAACCACCGCACAACCAAAAAAGGCAATCCATTCGGTGTTCTGACCTTGGAAGACTATTCCGACTCCTACGAGTTCTTCATGTTTTCTGACACCTATGTCAAGTTCAAGCAGTTCTACATGGTGGGCTGGTACCTGTTTATTGAGGGTTTTATGCAACCATCCAAATTTCGTGTAGGGGAACTTGAGTTTAAAATCAGCGAAATTCAGTTACTGAATGACATCAGAGACAAAATGGCTAAGGGACTTATCCTGAAGCTGGATGTTAATAACCTCACCGAGCAGATGATTGACGAACTGCACCAAATGGCAATAGATCATGCCGGTTCCTGTCCGCTCAAGGTGGTGGTGCAAGACCCCTCGGAAAACATTTCGCTGGAACTATTCTCCCGAAAGCTGCAAGTAGAGCCCAAAGGCGAGTTGATCAAACAGCTGGACGCCGTTGGTGATCTCGAATATGAGGTGATGACTTGA